The sequence below is a genomic window from Pseudomonadota bacterium.
TCTCGATGCGCTCTCGAGGGTCGATTCCGGCCTTGCCACAGGCGATCTCGAGCTGCGCCGCCACGGTATGCACGCCTTCGAGGCCGGGCAGAAGCACCCCGACCTTGCCGGACGCGCGGACGATGACCCCGTAGCGCGTGGGGTCGAGCGCCGAGATCGAGGTGACTGGCTCTGGCGGTTCCAGCACGTCGACCGCGTACGAGAGCGTCTCCAGCTCTTCTGCCGACACGGGGGGGAAGCGAGGGTCTCTCGAGGCCGCGCTCACCGCGTTGCGGGCCAGCTCC
It includes:
- the amrA gene encoding AmmeMemoRadiSam system protein A, translating into DLDLVLALVRKAVEGHVRGQAAGPLDGSLSPGLREAAAAFVCIKKDGVLRGCIGTTLPTQPTLVQELARNAVSAASRDPRFPPVSAEELETLSYAVDVLEPPEPVTSISALDPTRYGVIVRASGKVGVLLPGLEGVHTVAAQLEIACGKAGIDPRERIEIERFRVRRYERGR